From a region of the Vanrija pseudolonga chromosome 2, complete sequence genome:
- the FBA1 gene encoding Fructose-bisphosphate aldolase, with product MSGLAQIVPAGVITGDNVRKLFEHAKENKYAIPNVTSSSTVNAVLEAARDIKSPIILQVSQGGAHFFGGKGLANTKDQEGSIAGSIAAAHFIRAIAPAYGVPVVLHTDHCAKKLLPWFDGMLEADEAYFKEHGEPLFSSHMLDLSEESKEENIATCVKYFTRMAKIGQWLEMEIGITGGEEDGVDNTGVDNSALYTQPEDVYDVYKALNPISPNFSIAAAFGNVHGVYKPGNVKLSPELLEKHQAFAAQELKTGAGSKPIFLVFHGGSGSTKEEIKTAVDNGVVKMNVDTDTQFAYLSGVRDFILKKKDYLLTQVGNPEGADKPNKKYYDPRVWVREGEKTLVERVKEANADLQNVNRL from the exons ATGTCTGGTCTCGCTCAGATCGTCCCC GCTGGTGTCATCACCGGCGACAACGTCCGCAAGCTCTTCGAGCACGCCAAGGAGAACAAG TACGCCATCCCT AAcgtcacgtcgtcgtcgaccgtcaacgccgtcctcgaggccgctcGCGACATCAAGTCGCCCATCATCCTCCAGGTCTCGCAGGGTGGTGCCCACTTcttcggcggcaagggcctcGCCAACACCAAGGACCAGGAGGGCTCGATTGCCGgctcgatcgccgccgctcactTCATCCGTGCCATCGCCCCCGCCTACGGCGTCCCGGTCGTCCTCCACACCGACCACTGCGCCAAGAAGCTCCTCCCTTGGTTCGACGgcatgctcgaggccgacgaggcttACTTCAAGGAGCACGGAGAGCCCCTCTTCTCGTCGCACATGCTCGACCTCTCGGAGGAGTCCAAGGAGGAGAACATTGCCACCTGCGTCAAGTACTTCACCCGCATGGCCAAGATCGGCCAGTGGCTCGAGATGGAGATTGGCATCACcggtggtgaggaggacggTGTCGACAACACTGGCGTCGACAACTCGGCCCTCTACACCCAGCCCGAGGACGTTTACGACGTCTACAAGGCCCTCAACCCCATCTCGCCCAACTTCTCCATCGCCGCTGCCTTCGGCAACGTCCACGGTGTCTACAAGCCCGGAAACGTCAAGCTCTCgcccgagctcctcgagaagCACCAGGCCTTCGCTGCCCAGGAGCTCAAGACCGGTGCCGGCTCCAAGCCCAT CTTCCTTGTCTTCCACGgtggctcgggctcgaccaaggaggagatcAAGACTGCCGTCGACAACGGTGTCGTCAAGATGAAcgtcgacaccgacaccCAGTTCGCCTACCTCTCGGGTGTCCGTGACTTCATcctcaagaagaaggactACCTCCTCACCCAGGTCGGCAACCccgagggcgccgacaagCCCAACAAGAAGTACTACGACCCCCGTGTCTGGGTCCGTGAGGGCGAGAAGACCCTTGTTGAGCGTGTCAAGGAGGCCAACGCCGACCTCCAGAACGTCAACCGTCTGTAA
- the rpb10 gene encoding DNA-directed RNA polymerases I, II, and III subunit RPABC5 gives MIIPVRCFSCGKVVGNLWESYLELVAADIDEGDALDKLQLKRYCCRRMVLTHVDLIEKLLLYNPLDRDRNN, from the exons ATG ATCATCCCCGTTCGCTGCTTCTCGTGCGGCAAGGTTGTCGGCAACCTCTGGGAGTCgtacctcgagctcgtcgccgccgacattgacgagggagacgccctcgacaagctccAGCT GAAGCGCTACTGCTGCCGTCGTATGGTCCTCACGCACGTCGACCTCATCGAGAAGCTCCTCCTCTACAACC CCCTCGACCGTGACCGCAACAACTAA
- the PAAF1_1 gene encoding Proteasomal ATPase-associated factor 1 has translation MAKVQTLAYVDIQHDAPAVFDDVEQGVVLREDFWVSGYKSGTTSVHGKVRVEAADGGGVDIEPRDGVRIERLSKSNFVISVPSLGINSLSVRFPRQVINPPYTKKTNVSPELHISSIDYSDKSEQLVIGGTDGYCVVVSPSDTKNVVELKGHVGDVQHVQWFPSGEVVLTASSDLSVRVFSSKTGANPRTLKGHTRAVTATAILGVGRQVLSASKDGTVRLWTVGEAKEAKKWRVDAGRAVDGLVVVGDEAGLQALDVIAEDEQVILAATPDGSISAFTLSSSSLTVPIFVSPPPVPSNLIAIAYSPSTGLIATGHANGITAIRHLSALRPVEEGHEAPLPTLIKRNEAPIYSLAFVDRDGRLDLLVGTGSGLPSRLALDIDANGTITASTKEEYAGWEAVSVESWAVGADSVFCAGGEGGVRRY, from the exons ATGGCAAAGGTCCAGACGCTTGCATACGTGGATATTCAG CACGACGCCCCCGCCGTGTTCGACGATGTCGAGCAGGGTGTCGTCCTGAGGGAAGACTTCTGGGTGTCGGGG TACAAGAGTGGGACCACCTCTGTTCACGGCAAAGTCCGCGTTGAGGCTGCCGACGGCGGAGGTGTGGACATTGAGCCGCGCGATGGCGTGCGGATCGAGCGCTTGTCCAAG TCCAACTTTGTCATCTCAGTACCTTCCCTCGGCATCAACTCCCTCTCCGTTCGCTTCCCTAGACAGGTGATCAACCCACCATACACCAAGAAGACCAACGTTTCA CCTGAACTGCATATCTCCAGCATTGATTACTCGGACAAGTCGGAGCAGCTTGTCATTGGCGGAACGGACGGCTactgcgtcgtcgtgtcccCTTCTGATACCAAGAACGTCGTTGAGCTCAAGGGACATGTCGGAGACGTGCAGCACGTTCAGTGGTTCCCTAGCGGCGAG GTGGTTCTCACAGCTTCGTCTGATCTGTCGGTCCGCGTCTTCTCATCCAAGACCGGCGCCAACCCACGCACGCTCAAGGGCCACACGCGAGCGGTTACTGCCACAGCCATTCTCGGGGTCGGCCGCCAGGTGCTCTCTGCCAGCAAGGACGGGACGGTGCGCCTGTGGACCGTGGGAGAAGCGAAGGAGGCGAAGAAGTGGCGTGTTGACGCTGGGCGCGCTGTGGACGGGCTCGTTGTCGTTGGCGATGAGGCCGGACTGCAAGCTCTAGACGTGattgccgaggacgagcaggtcATTCTGGCCGCTACGCCCGACGGCTCTATCTCGGCGTTTACGCtgtcctcgtcttccctcACTGTACCCATTTTCGTCTCCCCACCACCCGTGCCCTCAAACCTCATTGCCATTGCGTACTCGCCCTCCACCGGCCTCATTGCCACGGGCCACGCCAACGGAATCACTGCGATCCGTCATCTGTCCGCCCTGCGCCCAGTGGAGGAAGGTCATGAAGCGCCTCTCCCCACACTGATCAAGCGCAACGAAGCGCCCATTTACAGTCTGGCTttcgtcgaccgcgacggACGACTagatctcctcgtcggcactGGCTCTGGGCTGCCATCACGCCTTGCGCTCGACATTGATGCCAACGGCACCATCACTGCGTCCACAAAGGAGGAGTACGCCGGGTGGGAGGCGGTCAGCGTCGAGTCTtgggcggtgggcgcggATTCTGTATTCTGCGCTGGCGGTGAGGGCGGCGTCAGGAGATATTAG
- the cut1 gene encoding Separin, with amino-acid sequence MPPKAAVSAPTSAPRTTRTRRVAPAATAAPVDALAADLDRVLKVSQPKAPVRRAPKAAPKPEKEKAEKPKVAVAKRPTAAAATTTTARPAPAPAPANPAPDAKRATSRTTTTSRTPSTAPSAKAKEPAKEPEPEPLPWEVAGGLSSRERAQAAQAASNSALRELSAAAAEGYKASSAGPSARVTSALGSGKKGVAVLRELYAGLAGAQRVAVERGAMALVVKCLSMEMYDAALLMLADARPFVLRLYEHDADDWARPAKFGEGWAGLAYFPPPSAGSTLDEAVRTLLCSFAFAAWNCFVSVKAFNVETITTLLPLPRENDTLSPFLLAPSLPVAAVGPLAVLLYRRLAALTPPPSSEAWLHVRTLSAFTTAVAATAADESRKNPPENVWQSVSRTVQRHLDKKEPARMRQAAGVISTIVGVVERICEARSEDRVAWFAGSWSLVADAWVGIGRKLGDSSIIDSALAALAGSATLEGSSGSSSSSGSSTPPTSTPPTPSQSPIPKIANPGAELKRLTAQLSKVLVDVEAFAKADDGTDEALGRLLGRVDLDKVLAATCSLDSSDASVGASSAVTRALERLRRVVIKLLDTPTFAIASKQWLLALFGVIERLLLTVDNATLTRDCMPGAVDSTLNLVRLASSDANFILRLLDRANNVFAERGAHLAPATRLQLGSCLAGTAHSSAVTAARVNKAAAHPLAERTCAWSIALLALDPSEGSADRDPTLRAVETALPKRYELLAFCLQESDREASLKALCQSLASIDPATIKAIGTAAASKPITAVFANLPDVSATLKRCTSFMTGGNEFDASKAAGFLSDAMTARGVPASVHGAIIEAVAEGIEHADFRTHVQDALLALNTSLFDLYDGTAYPVRRMRVGSRFMSVITSTGVAADQFNALADEVDSLAAQKALGKDAALAPYREEYRVSALLLRAINAYHMLEAPTESVVELSGSALTAVRALAIAPIKESKYPAALGKRPVAAPAARTTRSASAGTGKTAAAKAPSRAVSRGKTAPPETKNTLSSLCGILGQPLLKLETLKVLHALLRPADGAADAYIQTSAQLATEYGRLGKTSRATHVFNHALKFVSESESRVSAATQTELHLRHSRFLALSGHVKHARDEYIQAEGTYQDIPPPTANGTYAARWIQLCAVSERVALAHAAVAAIKMAEENVTNAIASLTIAYRQWCRAAHGIAHLASAAPEQEQEQSEQSAPSSPTQEASASASPAEKPQSKSKQPFAFTNKHLGGLQWHYAEALFDTTFELAVTLARRGSVKECEYYLQQARSMAPTVRSSIYTSRVESHTAEVESRKLRFEHSAEHLQQAIDALAIEDGVDAVNLMRVKGELLSKQQEPGEADEMFMAAVDSLTGLDNEFGASEARMPSSRRGSISAFKEPLFPVALGHVLRQRAWLLREAGCIEEYEVVLQQLDLVPKGPGSKPEQLTLEARIAMHEAFSHFKTDLFMSSLTESTIAMTMGSPDKRAKERQSTRHSAQVLLERAAHAFRQAVTVTGHTGRVEDVRQACVSLALLGAFQTSVGHGSPTTTSSAADLLASISTITLQRELIPAIDSKFVNPEADDMDWPHLAADPVTSATDEATASLRAYWNNIRSKHATSDVLTTTFDLNLLPADWAVVSITVTNDRNTMLVSRHQRGTEPIVFCIPLDRQGRREGEDETELFTFDAGIAELKTIMDGNIESIKSIKDCKTMDDRKVWWKNRLELDERLGQLLASIEFCWLGAFKTVLNPRRNINPEASAAFRNRLDHIFQTALSSAGSDTRRGASIRLNDTLLSCFATLSSKCKDEEIEDLVYFVLDLYQFHGIAVALAELDFDQIGVDVKGALADLETAIGGPSDDASSSEHLLLALDKNVQGIPWESIPILRGRAVSRIPSLPFLFDQVALGRHLGGAASRRTYNPTKTRYFLNPSGDLTATQGRFEARLTALEAKGWSGVTARVPTEGEMISALGESDLVMYFGHGGGEEYIRGHKVRALRRCAVTMLWGCSSGLLREHGDFDCTGTPWDYVLAGSPCLVANLWDVTDKDIDRITEHVMDGLGLAADAIGQQGEQRVSVVQAVSAARATPKLQYLTGAAPVVYGIPVYLS; translated from the exons ATGCCCCCAAAGGCTGCAGTATCGGCGCCGACATCGGCGCCACGGACAACACGAACACGCCGCGtagcgccagcagcgaccgctgcgcccgtcgacgcgctcgccgccgaccttgacCGCGTGCTCAAGGTCTCGCAGCCCAAGGCGCctgtgcggcgcgcgccgaagGCGGCTCCCAAGcccgagaaggagaaggccgagaagccCAAGGTTGCGGTGGCGAAGCGCccaacagcggcggcggcgacaacgacgacagcgaggccGGCTCCTGCCCCAGCGCCGGCCAACCCCGCCCCTGACGCTAAGCGTGCGACATCacgcacgaccacgacatCACGCACCCCCTCGACAGCGCCCTCGGCCAAGGCCAAAGAGCCAGCGAAAGAACCGGAGCCAGAACCACTGCCGTGGGAAGTGGCCGGcgggctgtcgtcgcgcgagcgcgcgcaggccgcccAGGCCGCGAGCaactcggcgctgcgcgagctctcggccgccgcagcagagGGGTACAAGGCGTCGTCCGCTGGCCCGTCTGCGCGTGTCACCTCCGCGCTGGGGAGCGGGAAGAAGGGCGTCGcggtgctgcgcgagctgtaTGCTGGCCTTGCTGGCGCGCAGCGGGTCGCggttgagcgcggcgccatggcgctcgtcgtcaagTGCTTGTCGATGGAGATG TACGATGCCGCGCTTTTGATGCTTGCCGACGCACGGCCGTTTGTTCTGCGACTGTATGAGCACGATGCGGACGACTGGGCCCGCCCAGCAAAGTTTGGAGAAggctgggcggggctggCGTACTTCCCGCCTCCGTCGGCTGGGTCAaccctcgacgaggcagTTCGGACGCTCCTCTGTTCGTTCGCGTTCGCGGCGTGGAACTGCTTCGTGTCGGTCAAGGCGTTTAACGTTGAG ACAATCACCACGctcctgccgctgccccggGAGAACGACACCCTCAGCCCGTTCCTCCTTGCACCATCACTGCCCGTCGCTGCTGTTGGACCGCTCGCTGTGCTTCTGTACCGACGTCTCGCGGCCCTCACACCGCCCCCATCCTCCGAGGCATGGCTCCATGTGCGCACGCTATCGGCATTCAcgacggccgtggcggccacCGCGGCGGACGAGTCGCGCAAGAATCCGCCCGAGAATGTGTGGCAGTCTGTCAGCCGCACCGTCCAGCGGCATCTCGACAAGAAGGAGCCTGCTCGCATGCGCCAGGCAGCTGGTGTCATTTCCACTATTGTCGGTGTCGTGGAGCGGATCTGCGAGGCGAGATCAGAGGACCGCGTTGCGTGGTTCGCAGGCAGCTGGTCGCTGGTCGCTGATGCCTGGGTTGGGATCGGCCGTAAG CTCGGCGACTCTAGCATCATCGATAGCGCGcttgcggcgctcgctgggTCCGCAACCCTCGAGGGCTCGTCGggaagcagctcgagcagcggctcCTCAACACCTCCGACCAgtaccccgcccaccccatCACAGTCACCTATCCCAAAGATTGCTAACCCTGGAGCCGAGCTCAAGCGGCTCACCGCCCAGCTCTCCAAGGTACTCGTGGACGTTGAAGCAttcgccaaggccgacgacggcaccgacgaggcTCTTGGTCGTCTCCTCGGCCGAGTAGACCTTGACAAGGTTCTCGCCGCGACATGCAGCCTTGACTCGTCAGACGCGTCAGTCGGCGCCTCGAGCGCTGTCACCCGtgccctcgagcgtcttcgccgcgtcgtgatcaagctgctcgacacgccAACGTTCGCGATTGCCTCCAAGCAGTGGCTTCTCGCGCTCTTTGGGGTCATCGAGCGCTTGCTCCTTACTGTCGACAACGCTACTCTGACGCGCGACTGCATGCCCGGGGCCGTCGACTCGACCCTTAACCTCGTTCGCCTGGCATCCTCAGATGCCAATTTCATCCTCCGACTCCTTGACCGCGCGAACAATGTCTTTGCGGAGCGTGGTGCTCATCTCGCCCCGGCTACACGCCTGCAGCTCGGCTCATGTCTGGCTGGCACTGCCCACAGCTCGGCCGTCACCGCTGCACGTGTCAACAAGGCGGCAGCGCAccccctcgccgagcggACATGCGCGTGGTCTATCGCACTACTGGCTCTCGACCCATCCGAAGGCTCGGCGGACCGCGACCCGACCCTACGCGCCGTCGAGACTGCCTTGCCAAAGCGATACGAGCTGCTCGCATTCTGTCTCCAGGAGAGCGACCGCGAGGCGTCGCTCAAGGCCTTGTGCCagagcttggcgagcatCGACCCTGCCACCATCAAAGCCATCGGGACTGCAGCCGCATCCAAGCCTATCACCGCCGTCTTCGCCAACCTTCCCGACGTCAGTGCGACGCTGAAGCGGTGCACGTCGTTCATGACGGGCGGCAACGAGTTCGACGCGAGCAAGGCAGCTGGCTTCCTCTCCGATGCCATgaccgcgcgcggcgttccAGCAAGCGTACACGGTGCAATCATCGAGGCAGTTGCTGAGGGcatcgagcacgccgacttCCGAACACATGTCCAGGATGCCCTGCTTGCCCTCAATACCTCGCTCTTCGACCTGTACGACGGCACTGCGTACCCTGTTCGCCGTATGCGCGTTGGCTCCCGCTTCATGAGCGTGATCACGTCGaccggcgtcgcggccgatCAATTCAACGCTCTCGCAGACGAggtcgactcgctcgcggcgcaaAAGGCACTCGGTAAGGACGCAGCCCTGGCGCCTTACCGCGAGGAGTACCGTGTTTCCGCCCTTCTCCTCCGTGCCATCAATGCGTACCACATGCTCGAAGCGCCTACGGAGtctgtcgtcgagctctCTGGCTCGGCGCTCACCGCCGTCCGTGCGCTTGCTATTGCACCCATCAAGGAGAGCAAGTACCCCGCTGCCCTTGGCAAGCGGCCCGTGGCAGCGCCTGCGGCGAGGACCACACGGTCGGCGTCCGCCGGGACGGGCAagaccgccgctgccaaagCCCCATCAAGAGCTGTCAGCCGTGGCAAAACCGCCCCGCCCGAGACGAAGA ACACTCTCTCGTCTCTGTGTGGCATTCTCGGGCAGCCTTTGCTCAAACTCGAGACCCTCAAGGTCCTCCACGCGCTTCTTCGTCCCGCTGATGGTGCTGCTGACG CCTACATTCAAACGAGCGCACAGCTCGCCACAGAGTACGGTCGCCTTGGCAagacgtcgcgcgcgacccaCGTCTTCAACCACGCGCTCAAGTTTGTATCGGAGTCCGAGTCTCGGgtctccgccgccacacAGACGGAGCTGCACCTCCGCCACAGTCGTTTCCTTGCCCTGTCTGGCCATGTCAAGCATGC ACGCGACGAGTATATCCAGGCCGAAGGCACGTACCAGGACATCCCTCCGCCCACCGCCAATGGCACATATGCTGCGCGTTGGATCCAGCTTTGCGCGGTGTCGGAGCGTGTGGCGCTTGCCCACGCCGCTGTGGCTGCCATCAAGATGGCTGAGGAGAACGTCACGAACGCCATCGCTAGCCTCACAATTGCCTACCGCCAGTGGTGCCGCGCTGCTCACGGTATCGCTCATCTGGCATCGGCTGCTCCagagcaggagcaggagcagagCGAGCAGAGCGCGCCATCCAGCCCAACACAGGAAGCATCAGCCTCGGCCAGCCCTGCCGAGAAGCCTCAGTCCAAATCGAAGCAACCGTTTGCGTTCACCAACAAGCACTTGGGAGGATTGCAGTGGCACTATGCAGAG GCACTATTCGACACAACCTTTGAACTCGCCGTCACGTTGGCTCGCCGTGGCTCAGTCAAGGAATGCGAGTACTACCTCCAGCAGGCGCGGAGCATGGCCCCGACTGTCCGTTCGTCAATCTACACGTCACGCGTTGAATCGCACACTGCCGAGGTGGAGTCGAGAAAGTTACGTTTCGAGCACTCGGCCGAACACCTCCAGCAGGCGATCGACGCGCTCGCAATCGAGGATGGTGTCGACGCGGTCAACCTCATGCGCGTCAAGGGCGAGCTGCTGTCCAAGCAACAGGAGCCTGGCGAAGCGGACGAGATGTTCATGGCGGCGGTCGACAGCCTCACTGGGCTGGACAACGAGTTTGGAGCGTCCGAGGCACGCATGCCGTCGTCTCGACGTGGCAGTATCTCGGCCTTCAAGGAGCCCCTCTTCCCTGTGGCGCTGGGTCACGTCCTCCGTCAGCGAGCGTGGCTCTTGCGTGAAGCTGGCTGCATCGAGGAATACGAGGTCGTGTTACAGCAGCTTGATCTCGTTCCCAAGGGACCGGGGTCGAAG CCCGAGCAGCTCACCCTTGAAGCTCGCATTGCGATGCACGAGGCATTCAGCCACTTCAAGACGGATCTCTTTATGAGCTCGCTCACGGAGTCCACCATCGCAATGACGATGGGCTCGCCGGACAAGAGGGCAAAGGAGCGTCAGTCGACCCGCCACAGCGCACAGGTGTTACTCGAGCGTGCTGCCCATGCCTTCCGCCAGGCCGTGACCGTCACGGGGCACACTGGTCGCGTTGAGGACGTCCGCCAGGCCTGCGTCTCACTCGCCTTGCTCGGCGCGTTCCAGACCTCTGTGGGTCATGGCTCGCCAACCACGACATCATCTGCTGCCGATCTCCTGGCCTCCATCTCAACCATTACCCTTCAACGCGAGCTCATCCCTGCCATCGACAGCAAGTTTGTCAACCCCGAGGCGGACGATATGGACTGGCCGCACCTTGCAGCGGATCCTGTTACGAGTGCTACCGACGAGGCGACAGCCTCCCTCCGCGCCTACTGGAACAACATTCGCTCCAAGCACGCGACAAGCGACGTGCTAACGACGACGTTTGATCTGAACCTCTTGCCGGCTGACTGGGCTGTCGTGAGCATCACGGTGACGAACGACCGCAACACCATGCTTGTCTCGCGTCACCAGCGTGGCACCGAGCCCATTGTCTTCTGCATCCCGCTAGACCGCCAGGGCCGccgtgagggcgaggatgagaCCGAGCTGTTCACCTTCGACGCGggcatcgccgagctcaagacgATCATGGACGGCAACATTGAGTCCATCAAGTCGATCAAGGACTGCAAGACGATGGACGACCGCAAGGTGTGGTGGAAGAATCGCTtagagctcgacgagcgacTAGGCCAGCTCCTTGCGAGCATCGAGTTCTGTTGGCTTGGCGCCTTCAAGACTGTACTCAACCCCAGGCGCAACATCAACCCCGAGGCATCAGCTGCCTTCCGCAATCGCCTCGATCACATCTTCCAGACCGCGCTCTCGTCTGCCGGCTCAGAcacacgacgcggcgccagcaTCCGACTGAACGATACCCTGCTGTCGTGCTTTGCTACGCTCTCCTCCAAGtgcaaggacgaggagattgaAGATCTTGTCTACTTCGTGCTCGACCTGTACCAGTTCCACGGgatcgccgtcgcgctcgccgagctcgactttgaccagatcggcgtcgacgtcaagggTGCGCTCGCCGACTTGGAGACGGCAATTGGGGggccgagcgacgacgcctcgagcagcgagcacctcctgctcgcgctgGACAAGAATGTGCAGGGCATCCCGTGGGAGTCGATCCCGATTCTCCGCGGACGTGCCGTCAGCCGTATTCCCTCTCTACCCTTCCTCTTCGACCAGGTCGCGCTGGGCCGGCACCTGGGTGGCGCGGCCTCGCGTCGCACCTACAACCCGACCAAGACGCGCTACTTCCTCAACCCGAGCGGCGACCTGACGGCCACGCAGGGGCGGTTCGAGGCACGCCTCACCGCGCTCGAGGCAAAGGGCTGGTCGGGCGTGACGGCTCGCGTGCcgaccgagggcgagatgatCTCCGCTCTCGGGGAGTCCGACCTAGTCATGTACTttggccatggcggcggcgaggagtaCATCCGCGGACACAAGGTACGGGCTCTGCGTCGCTGCGCCGTGACCATGCTCTGGGGCTGCTCGTCTGGGCTGTTGCGCGAACACGGCGACTTTGACTGCACCGGCACGCCATGGGACTAtgtcctcgccggcagcccttgcctcgtcgccaacctCTGGGACGTGACAGACAAGGACATTGACAGAATCACCGAGCACGTCATGGACGGCCTGGGCCTCGCTGCCGATGCGATCGGGCAGCAGGGCGAACAGCGCGTGTCGGTCGTCCAGGCTGtgagcgcagcgcgcgcgacgcccaaGCTCCAATATCTCACCGGCGCGGCTCCCGTCGTCTACGGAATCCCGGTATACCTCTCATAA
- the PAAF1_1 gene encoding Proteasomal ATPase-associated factor 1 yields the protein MAKVQTLAYVDIQHDAPAVFDDVEQGVVLREDFWVSGYKSGTTSVHGKVRVEAADGGGVDIEPRDGVRIERLSKVSSFMESAELTTQSNFVISVPSLGINSLSVRFPRQVINPPYTKKTNVSPELHISSIDYSDKSEQLVIGGTDGYCVVVSPSDTKNVVELKGHVGDVQHVQWFPSGEVVLTASSDLSVRVFSSKTGANPRTLKGHTRAVTATAILGVGRQVLSASKDGTVRLWTVGEAKEAKKWRVDAGRAVDGLVVVGDEAGLQALDVIAEDEQVILAATPDGSISAFTLSSSSLTVPIFVSPPPVPSNLIAIAYSPSTGLIATGHANGITAIRHLSALRPVEEGHEAPLPTLIKRNEAPIYSLAFVDRDGRLDLLVGTGSGLPSRLALDIDANGTITASTKEEYAGWEAVSVESWAVGADSVFCAGGEGGVRRY from the exons ATGGCAAAGGTCCAGACGCTTGCATACGTGGATATTCAG CACGACGCCCCCGCCGTGTTCGACGATGTCGAGCAGGGTGTCGTCCTGAGGGAAGACTTCTGGGTGTCGGGG TACAAGAGTGGGACCACCTCTGTTCACGGCAAAGTCCGCGTTGAGGCTGCCGACGGCGGAGGTGTGGACATTGAGCCGCGCGATGGCGTGCGGATCGAGCGCTTGTCCAAGGTGAGCAGCTTTATGGAGAGCGCCGAGCTGACCACCCAGTCCAACTTTGTCATCTCAGTACCTTCCCTCGGCATCAACTCCCTCTCCGTTCGCTTCCCTAGACAGGTGATCAACCCACCATACACCAAGAAGACCAACGTTTCA CCTGAACTGCATATCTCCAGCATTGATTACTCGGACAAGTCGGAGCAGCTTGTCATTGGCGGAACGGACGGCTactgcgtcgtcgtgtcccCTTCTGATACCAAGAACGTCGTTGAGCTCAAGGGACATGTCGGAGACGTGCAGCACGTTCAGTGGTTCCCTAGCGGCGAG GTGGTTCTCACAGCTTCGTCTGATCTGTCGGTCCGCGTCTTCTCATCCAAGACCGGCGCCAACCCACGCACGCTCAAGGGCCACACGCGAGCGGTTACTGCCACAGCCATTCTCGGGGTCGGCCGCCAGGTGCTCTCTGCCAGCAAGGACGGGACGGTGCGCCTGTGGACCGTGGGAGAAGCGAAGGAGGCGAAGAAGTGGCGTGTTGACGCTGGGCGCGCTGTGGACGGGCTCGTTGTCGTTGGCGATGAGGCCGGACTGCAAGCTCTAGACGTGattgccgaggacgagcaggtcATTCTGGCCGCTACGCCCGACGGCTCTATCTCGGCGTTTACGCtgtcctcgtcttccctcACTGTACCCATTTTCGTCTCCCCACCACCCGTGCCCTCAAACCTCATTGCCATTGCGTACTCGCCCTCCACCGGCCTCATTGCCACGGGCCACGCCAACGGAATCACTGCGATCCGTCATCTGTCCGCCCTGCGCCCAGTGGAGGAAGGTCATGAAGCGCCTCTCCCCACACTGATCAAGCGCAACGAAGCGCCCATTTACAGTCTGGCTttcgtcgaccgcgacggACGACTagatctcctcgtcggcactGGCTCTGGGCTGCCATCACGCCTTGCGCTCGACATTGATGCCAACGGCACCATCACTGCGTCCACAAAGGAGGAGTACGCCGGGTGGGAGGCGGTCAGCGTCGAGTCTtgggcggtgggcgcggATTCTGTATTCTGCGCTGGCGGTGAGGGCGGCGTCAGGAGATATTAG